TTCCACTACACTCACAATAGCTAACACCTAAATCTAAATAACATTATCAGGTATATAAATAATGCTGTTGACAATACATAAAAATGGTTATATCCATATAAAACTAACAATAATAGTAATCCTAAAAAGAAATTATCAATAGTATATGAACCTCTATCTAGGGAGGAAATACAAGACAATAATCCATTAGAGTATCAGAAATATTCTTCTTATAAAGGATGTATGTTAGCAACATAATCTCTAATCCTATGCCGAAAGTATATTGTACTAAGAAATATTTTGAAATTTAATTGCTTGGCGCCGGGGGCGGGATTTGAACCCGCGCGGGGTGTTCCCCCACCGGCTTAGCAGGCCGGCGCCCTACCAGGCTAGGCGACCCCGGCTCAGTTTTGTTTCTAACTGTCTAGAGATATTAGATTTTGTGTGGAGTATTATAAAGTTTTGTTTTAATTATAAATTGTGTTGTGAGATGTTTCTTAGTTTTTTAATAGTATTTCTGGATGAGATTAGTATTGCAAGTGTTCTCTATGAGGATAGATGTTGGTAGAGCTCCTCCAGGAACTATCGATGAGGATCCTAGGATTGTTGTTGAGAGATTTCTAACTGTTTTAGAGGCATCTGGTGCTGATGAGAAGACTGTTAAGAGTTATAGAGCTGCATTAAATGATTTCTTTTCTTTTATTGGCTGGAAGCCTATAAGGAGTATAACTATTGATGATGTCTATAGATGGAGAGCTGAGAGACTTAGGAAGGGTTTTCCTAATGCTAAGTATAATGATAGAAGGTCTAGAGAATCAACTATGTATTACTATATGCTATTCTTAAGAAGATTCTTTAGATGGCTAGGTCTAGATATTGAGATTCCAGGTGTTAGAAGACCGAGAAGGAGAGAGATACAGACTCTAAAACCTGAAGAAATATCGCGTTTATTTAACGCTTCTAGAGATCTTATGGATCTTCTTATCCTTTCCCTACTACTAGAAACAGGTCTTAGGGCAGAGGAGGCATTGAGTATTACCTATGGAGATATAGATCTACACAATAGAGAGATAAGGGTTAGAAATGCAAAATATGGTGAAGAAAGAATAGTGTTTATTGGAGATTTAACACTACAGGTTTTATCTACAATAACCTCAATAAAACCTGTAGCACCAGATGAAAGAGTTATTCCTATTAGCTATAGCGGACTATATAAAAGGTTGAAGAGTCTTGCAAAAAGAGCTGGCATAGATCCACAGAAGGTAAGACCACACATATTAAGACATACCTTTGCTACAGAAGCATTAAAGAAAGGTCTTAACATAGCCTATCTACAGAAGATCCTAGGGCATAGAGATCTAAAAACAACAGAGATTTATCTACATTTACTTAGAGAGGATGTAAAGGATCAATACCTAAAATCATTTAGAAGCATACTTGGCAATCTATTCATTTCACCAAAGTACCATCAACCCCCACACTATATTCCCAATGCATTAGCATCAGTATCTTGGAACGCTGTCAATAGTAAGATAGTATCAAGCGATGTAGATACTATCTTACCGCAGTGCCCCTCATGTGGTTCCTCAGTCCCTTCAAATGCTAGATTTTGTCCCTATTGTGGTCAAAGACTTAGATAGGATGTTTGTTATAAATTCACTCTATTTCCTCTCCATCAAATTCTTCAATTCCTAAGAGTCTATACCGTCCCTCATCATCTATAATAACAACTCCTTCATCCATCATCCTTATTAAACATCGCCTTATCTTATCCTCACTTGCTATACCAGCTAACCTAGCGTGCATCTCTTTTAGAGTTTTAGGACCTGTTCTAAGCATATTTAATACTATTTCTCTTAGTTCATCTTCATTAGGAGCTGTTATCACCAAAATCTCCGGATCTTCATATATTACTCTAAGACCTAGATCTTCATCAAGATTCTTATTCTCTGTATCTATTCGCTCAATTTTCT
Above is a genomic segment from Ignisphaera aggregans DSM 17230 containing:
- a CDS encoding integrase family protein (COGs: COG4974 Site-specific recombinase XerD~InterPro IPR004107:IPR002104~KEGG: smr:Smar_1162 phage integrase family protein~PFAM: integrase family protein; integrase domain protein SAM domain protein~SPTR: A3DNP7 Phage integrase family protein~PFAM: Phage integrase, N-terminal SAM-like domain; Phage integrase family); the protein is MQVFSMRIDVGRAPPGTIDEDPRIVVERFLTVLEASGADEKTVKSYRAALNDFFSFIGWKPIRSITIDDVYRWRAERLRKGFPNAKYNDRRSRESTMYYYMLFLRRFFRWLGLDIEIPGVRRPRRREIQTLKPEEISRLFNASRDLMDLLILSLLLETGLRAEEALSITYGDIDLHNREIRVRNAKYGEERIVFIGDLTLQVLSTITSIKPVAPDERVIPISYSGLYKRLKSLAKRAGIDPQKVRPHILRHTFATEALKKGLNIAYLQKILGHRDLKTTEIYLHLLREDVKDQYLKSFRSILGNLFISPKYHQPPHYIPNALASVSWNAVNSKIVSSDVDTILPQCPSCGSSVPSNARFCPYCGQRLR
- a CDS encoding hypothetical protein (KEGG: hbu:Hbut_1226 hypothetical protein~SPTR: A2BM47 Putative uncharacterized protein), producing MHPMSKKINMEKIERIDTENKNLDEDLGLRVIYEDPEILVITAPNEDELREIVLNMLRTGPKTLKEMHARLAGIASEDKIRRCLIRMMDEGVVIIDDEGRYRLLGIEEFDGEEIE